A part of Paenibacillus sp. 481 genomic DNA contains:
- a CDS encoding DegT/DnrJ/EryC1/StrS family aminotransferase has product MSGEEQQWLADAIQSNWIAPIGPMVDGFERDLGLIMNTPSVLAVHSGTSALHLGLRLLDVGPGDEVICSSLTYVASANPIRYLGAEPIFIDSEPSSWNMSPQALERALYDAKRRNRMPKAVVVVNLYGQSADMEPIKELCNHYGVPILEDAAESFGATYKGKASGTWGKFGVYSFNGNKIVTTSGGGALVAENEEALAKARFWASQARDQGAHYEHSELGYNYRLSNVLAAIGRGQLDVLEERIRARRKVFARYEIAFSHIEGISFMPERDYGRATRWLTALTLDPQRFQVHPSEMVAKLEEWNIEARPVWKPLHLQPLYNGCRYFAHEEHVSVSEYLFTHGICLPSGSSLTDTEQNRVIDAVESVLGCVVR; this is encoded by the coding sequence ATGAGTGGGGAGGAACAACAGTGGCTTGCGGACGCGATCCAAAGCAATTGGATCGCTCCAATTGGACCAATGGTAGATGGATTTGAGCGAGATTTGGGACTTATTATGAACACGCCTAGTGTGCTAGCCGTCCACTCGGGTACGTCAGCGTTGCATTTAGGTCTGCGGCTGCTGGACGTTGGACCAGGCGATGAAGTTATCTGTTCGTCCTTAACGTACGTAGCAAGTGCCAACCCGATTCGCTACTTGGGGGCAGAACCTATATTTATCGATTCGGAGCCTTCTTCTTGGAATATGTCGCCGCAAGCGTTGGAACGAGCCTTATATGATGCAAAGCGTAGAAATCGGATGCCCAAGGCTGTTGTGGTCGTTAATTTGTACGGCCAAAGTGCGGATATGGAACCGATTAAGGAGCTGTGCAACCATTACGGAGTGCCTATTTTGGAGGATGCCGCGGAATCTTTCGGCGCGACTTACAAAGGAAAGGCAAGTGGAACGTGGGGCAAGTTCGGCGTATATTCGTTCAACGGCAACAAGATTGTGACCACTTCCGGTGGTGGGGCACTCGTCGCTGAGAACGAGGAAGCGCTGGCGAAAGCCCGCTTCTGGGCTTCCCAAGCCCGCGATCAGGGAGCCCATTATGAGCATAGCGAGCTAGGATACAACTATCGCTTAAGCAATGTGCTTGCAGCTATCGGCAGGGGACAGCTGGATGTGCTTGAAGAGCGCATTAGGGCGCGGCGCAAAGTGTTTGCGCGCTATGAAATTGCTTTTTCGCATATTGAGGGTATTTCCTTTATGCCTGAAAGAGATTATGGCCGTGCGACGAGATGGTTAACGGCTTTGACGCTGGACCCACAGCGGTTTCAAGTACACCCATCTGAGATGGTTGCGAAGCTGGAAGAGTGGAACATTGAGGCGCGGCCTGTGTGGAAGCCGCTTCACTTGCAACCGTTGTACAACGGCTGCCGTTATTTCGCGCACGAGGAGCATGTTAGCGTGTCGGAATATTTGTTCACCCACGGCATTTGCTTGCCTTCTGGCTCAAGCTTGACGGATACAGAGCAGAACCGCGTCATAGATGCGGTTGAGAGCGTACTCGGCTGTGTCGTGCGCTAG
- a CDS encoding glycosyltransferase family 4 protein: MPFFSKVTESAIQTAIELGMKPKIKPGVKPLIEITNQIRPRIVLAVTLPECVLFFEGHIRYLREQGYEVTVVSCARPQAELLEGASFVQIPMKRYMSVFRDLASLWHACRVLHELKPDIINAGTPKAGLIMMLAGWLCRVPHRVYTCHGLRLETMKGWRRTVLAWTERLSARCAHRVIAVSDSVRAALIHLQLAPVSKVEVLHHGSCKGVEAARYAPTAERLAEAAQLRLQWGIELDAPVIGFVGRQARDKGVDLLVEAFLAVKQLYPQAILLMLGNDEETDPIEERTKRIIATEPSIKNVGFISQIEPYYTVMDMLVHPSYREGFGNVILEAGAAARPVIVSRVTGLVDSVKERVTGLFIEPGNVAQLQDAMLELLRNAAYAKQLGVNGRRRVLRDYRPAHIIAAHERLYQRMLSQSRQNKERGRQ, encoded by the coding sequence ATGCCATTTTTTTCGAAGGTGACTGAATCCGCAATCCAAACTGCAATTGAACTGGGGATGAAACCGAAGATCAAGCCGGGAGTCAAGCCGTTGATCGAAATCACCAATCAAATCCGGCCACGTATCGTATTAGCCGTTACACTGCCGGAATGCGTTCTTTTTTTTGAAGGTCATATTCGTTATTTACGTGAGCAAGGTTATGAAGTCACCGTCGTATCCTGCGCTAGGCCGCAGGCCGAACTGCTGGAAGGCGCTTCGTTCGTGCAAATTCCGATGAAGCGATACATGTCTGTATTCCGCGATTTGGCCAGTCTGTGGCATGCATGTCGTGTGCTGCATGAGTTGAAGCCAGATATTATCAACGCTGGTACGCCTAAAGCAGGGCTAATTATGATGTTAGCCGGCTGGTTGTGTCGGGTTCCGCATCGGGTGTATACGTGTCACGGCTTGCGCTTGGAGACGATGAAAGGCTGGCGGCGAACCGTGCTGGCGTGGACCGAGCGTCTGTCAGCGCGCTGTGCGCATCGTGTTATCGCCGTGAGTGACAGCGTTCGAGCTGCACTGATTCATTTGCAACTGGCGCCAGTCAGCAAAGTCGAAGTACTCCATCATGGCAGTTGTAAAGGCGTGGAGGCTGCGCGTTATGCGCCGACGGCCGAAAGGTTGGCGGAAGCAGCGCAGCTGCGGCTGCAATGGGGCATTGAACTTGATGCCCCGGTCATCGGCTTTGTCGGGCGGCAAGCCCGTGATAAAGGAGTGGATTTGCTCGTAGAAGCCTTTCTAGCTGTTAAGCAACTTTATCCGCAAGCGATATTGCTTATGCTAGGCAACGATGAAGAGACCGATCCGATCGAGGAACGGACGAAGCGAATCATTGCAACAGAACCGAGCATCAAAAATGTAGGCTTTATAAGCCAGATAGAGCCTTACTATACCGTTATGGATATGCTCGTTCATCCATCGTACCGTGAGGGCTTCGGTAACGTCATTTTGGAAGCGGGTGCGGCTGCACGGCCTGTGATCGTGTCCCGAGTCACGGGCTTGGTTGACTCCGTAAAGGAGCGAGTTACCGGCTTGTTTATTGAGCCTGGAAATGTTGCTCAATTGCAGGACGCGATGCTGGAACTGCTCCGCAACGCGGCGTACGCCAAGCAGCTTGGCGTAAACGGCCGCAGGCGTGTGCTGCGTGACTATCGACCCGCACATATCATTGCTGCTCACGAGCGATTGTATCAGCGCATGCTGTCACAATCGCGGCAGAACAAAGAGCGAGGGAGGCAATAA
- a CDS encoding formyltransferase family protein, translating to MEWMSKDDGCDSSSTSISGTSDSVRVTRVSLILFGSMGVAVACLRWLLEQPYVDVLGVVCSRQPRSRWRAAVQDEDMQEEAPRWGIPLLTLEEVAHIEADLGLSVRYHEILRQRHLQRFRLGVVNLHGAPLPEMRGSMCDAAALLEGREHFGTSLHWMDEGIDTGPIIAVERFPIEPHHTVYHLFQHSNERGLRLIQAWLPAIVNGTAPRIEQTEQLGMRGGTSRTYVAKQVLQHKEIAQPVSMSMNQLWNTVRAFQFPGHDPAYLRIPNGSISLTYKWGDVYASSDS from the coding sequence ATGGAATGGATGTCCAAGGATGATGGGTGCGATAGCAGCAGCACTAGCATTAGCGGAACTAGCGATAGCGTCAGGGTAACTAGGGTGAGCCTGATACTATTCGGTAGTATGGGCGTAGCGGTTGCCTGTTTACGCTGGTTGTTGGAGCAGCCTTATGTCGATGTGCTAGGCGTCGTCTGTTCACGACAGCCACGTTCACGTTGGCGAGCTGCGGTGCAAGATGAAGACATGCAGGAGGAGGCGCCACGATGGGGAATACCACTGCTCACGTTGGAAGAGGTGGCCCATATCGAGGCTGATTTAGGGCTGAGCGTACGCTACCATGAAATATTGCGGCAGCGCCACTTGCAGCGCTTTCGGCTTGGTGTCGTGAACTTACATGGCGCACCGCTGCCGGAGATGCGCGGTTCCATGTGTGATGCGGCTGCCTTGTTAGAAGGGCGCGAGCATTTTGGCACGAGCTTGCACTGGATGGATGAAGGGATTGATACGGGGCCTATCATAGCTGTGGAACGTTTTCCGATTGAGCCGCATCATACGGTCTATCATTTGTTTCAGCATAGCAACGAGCGTGGGCTCAGACTCATTCAAGCATGGCTGCCTGCAATCGTGAACGGTACAGCCCCACGGATAGAACAAACAGAGCAATTGGGGATGCGAGGCGGTACAAGCCGTACTTATGTTGCGAAACAAGTATTGCAGCATAAAGAAATCGCCCAGCCTGTGTCGATGTCGATGAATCAGCTCTGGAATACGGTCCGCGCCTTTCAATTTCCCGGGCATGATCCGGCCTATTTACGAATACCGAACGGTTCCATTAGCCTAACGTACAAGTGGGGGGACGTTTATGCAAGTTCAGATTCTTGA
- the galU gene encoding UTP--glucose-1-phosphate uridylyltransferase GalU, with the protein MKIRKAIIPAAGLGTRFLPATKAQPKEMLPIVDKPTIQYIVEEAIASGIEDILIISGRGKRAIEDHFDKSFELEECLAAKQKFAALEQIRSISRLANVHYVRQREPQGLGHAIWCARTFIGNEPFAVLLGDDIVQHDIPCTRQLMDVYDRYHTTVVGVQWVPNSDVHKYGIIDPLGTSIEAQLMYTRSFVEKPTIEEAPSNYAIMGRYILRPEIFEVLETQAPGTGGEIQLTDAIRQLNQTQAVLAYQFEGVRYDVGDKLGFLQATVDFALQREELHAPFLSYLQDIVEKCFDKRN; encoded by the coding sequence ATGAAAATACGGAAAGCGATTATTCCAGCTGCAGGTCTGGGTACCCGATTTTTGCCTGCTACGAAGGCGCAACCCAAAGAAATGCTGCCGATTGTGGATAAGCCCACCATTCAGTACATCGTCGAAGAGGCCATCGCCTCGGGCATCGAAGACATTTTAATTATTAGCGGGCGTGGCAAAAGAGCGATTGAGGATCATTTTGATAAATCGTTTGAACTGGAAGAATGCTTAGCAGCCAAGCAGAAATTTGCGGCTTTGGAGCAAATACGCTCTATCTCGCGTCTAGCAAATGTACATTATGTGCGCCAGCGGGAGCCACAAGGTCTCGGGCACGCGATTTGGTGTGCCCGTACCTTTATCGGCAATGAGCCGTTTGCTGTGCTGTTGGGCGATGACATTGTCCAACACGATATTCCTTGCACAAGGCAGCTTATGGACGTATACGACCGCTATCATACGACGGTCGTAGGAGTGCAATGGGTTCCCAATTCAGACGTACATAAATATGGAATTATCGACCCATTAGGAACTTCCATTGAGGCGCAGCTTATGTATACGCGTTCCTTCGTCGAGAAGCCGACGATTGAGGAGGCACCATCCAATTACGCGATTATGGGGCGCTATATCTTGCGACCCGAAATTTTTGAGGTGCTGGAAACGCAAGCGCCTGGCACAGGTGGAGAAATTCAACTGACGGATGCCATCCGCCAATTAAACCAAACGCAAGCCGTATTGGCCTATCAATTCGAAGGCGTTCGCTACGATGTGGGGGATAAGCTCGGATTTTTGCAAGCGACCGTCGACTTTGCTTTACAAAGAGAGGAACTGCACGCTCCGTTTCTGAGCTATTTGCAAGACATCGTTGAAAAATGCTTCGACAAGCGTAATTAG
- a CDS encoding sugar transferase: MKRGFDIILSGLLLVLLAPVLVVIAAIVRIKLGSSVWFRQDRAGIGMKTFCLIKFRTMTEEKDTNGELLPETLRLTPTGIWLRKWSLDELPQLINVIKGEMSLVGPRPMPVRYNPFYTTNELRRFAVRPGITGLAQTSGRNYLPWGRRFELDIQYAETNSLWFDIIILYRTAVQVILRKDVAICSSMVMPDLDVERKMKIERSI; the protein is encoded by the coding sequence GTGAAGCGAGGTTTTGACATCATTTTATCAGGATTATTACTCGTCTTGTTGGCACCTGTACTAGTAGTTATCGCCGCAATCGTCAGAATTAAGCTTGGTTCGTCGGTATGGTTCCGTCAAGACCGGGCGGGCATCGGCATGAAGACGTTCTGTCTTATTAAATTTCGCACCATGACAGAGGAAAAAGATACAAACGGTGAGCTGCTCCCAGAAACGTTGCGGCTGACTCCGACCGGAATTTGGCTGCGAAAATGGAGTTTGGATGAGCTGCCGCAGCTGATTAATGTCATCAAAGGGGAGATGAGTCTGGTCGGGCCGCGGCCGATGCCTGTGCGCTACAATCCGTTCTACACGACGAATGAATTAAGGCGCTTCGCTGTAAGACCAGGCATTACGGGGTTAGCACAAACGTCAGGTCGTAACTATTTGCCTTGGGGCAGGCGGTTTGAGTTGGATATTCAGTACGCTGAAACGAACAGTTTATGGTTCGATATCATCATTTTGTACCGGACTGCGGTGCAGGTCATTTTGCGTAAAGATGTGGCGATCTGCTCGAGTATGGTCATGCCAGATTTAGATGTTGAACGAAAAATGAAAATAGAGCGTTCTATTTAA
- a CDS encoding lipopolysaccharide biosynthesis protein: protein MNENSSESSLSRVRTRQLAHAQRRPSLARLFSWTLIGNVIYAACQWGMLVVLAKGGTVHDVGLFSLALAITAPIFLMSNLQLRGILATDAERTTSIGSYVGLRLGMTMIAVAASIGTALLAPIDETTFIIVLLVTVSKAAESMSDIIYGWWQQHEKMDWCSLSLMMRGVLSLVVFGSFYQTTGSLTIALIGYATVWVLLLLVWDWPLACRLPQFGLTLQWHDWGKLIVVCWPMGAVMLLVSLQTNVPRYVIAHYFGSEAVGYFSALMYVLVVGSTVVIALGQSASPRIAQALASRERTSLIQLLRKLIAIVLVGSILLMLIGMMWGRGLLLFLYSADYAQYELLLLLLLVGATVGFIASIFGFVLTAARKFRSQLLISMLAVVTTWLVHIALIKLGLGQNSVAYALMAANVVQAVGCGSVVFNMLRHMEAPKGKIEHERGVYV from the coding sequence ATGAATGAGAACAGCAGCGAGTCGAGTCTGTCACGCGTACGCACGCGGCAATTGGCACACGCCCAGCGCAGACCTTCACTTGCGCGGCTGTTCTCTTGGACACTTATCGGCAACGTCATCTATGCTGCTTGCCAATGGGGCATGCTCGTCGTGCTGGCCAAAGGCGGAACGGTACACGATGTAGGCCTATTCTCGTTAGCACTTGCGATAACAGCGCCGATTTTTTTAATGAGCAACTTGCAGCTGCGGGGTATTTTGGCTACCGATGCGGAGCGAACGACAAGTATTGGTAGCTACGTCGGTTTACGATTGGGGATGACGATGATTGCTGTCGCAGCTTCGATCGGGACAGCACTGCTAGCTCCAATCGATGAGACAACTTTCATCATTGTGCTGCTCGTTACGGTGTCAAAGGCAGCAGAATCGATGAGCGACATCATATATGGCTGGTGGCAGCAGCACGAGAAGATGGATTGGTGCTCGTTATCGCTGATGATGCGTGGAGTGTTGTCGCTAGTCGTGTTTGGAAGCTTTTATCAGACGACGGGCAGTTTGACGATTGCTCTAATCGGTTATGCCACAGTCTGGGTGTTGCTACTCTTGGTGTGGGATTGGCCGCTTGCGTGTCGATTACCACAGTTCGGGCTTACGCTGCAATGGCACGACTGGGGAAAATTAATTGTTGTCTGTTGGCCAATGGGGGCCGTCATGCTGCTTGTATCGCTGCAAACGAATGTACCACGCTACGTCATTGCCCATTATTTCGGCAGCGAGGCGGTAGGCTATTTTTCGGCGCTTATGTACGTGCTCGTTGTAGGGAGTACAGTCGTGATCGCGCTCGGTCAGAGCGCAAGCCCACGAATTGCGCAAGCGCTGGCGAGCAGGGAACGAACGTCGCTAATTCAGCTGCTGCGTAAGTTAATAGCTATCGTGCTAGTAGGTTCTATACTACTTATGTTAATAGGCATGATGTGGGGCAGAGGGCTGCTCCTCTTTTTATATAGTGCTGATTATGCCCAATATGAACTGCTATTGCTGCTGTTGTTGGTGGGGGCAACGGTAGGCTTTATTGCTTCTATATTCGGGTTTGTACTGACAGCAGCCCGTAAGTTCAGAAGTCAGTTGCTCATAAGTATGCTGGCTGTGGTTACAACTTGGCTCGTTCATATTGCACTCATTAAGCTTGGTCTTGGGCAAAATAGTGTGGCCTACGCGCTGATGGCGGCAAACGTTGTGCAGGCTGTTGGTTGTGGCAGTGTCGTGTTCAACATGCTGCGTCACATGGAGGCACCAAAAGGCAAGATCGAGCACGAAAGAGGAGTGTATGTATGA
- a CDS encoding glycosyltransferase family 4 protein, producing MKLLFAYDVAIEHDRATNSFYHNYFDYELWRRYLEVFQHVEVASRQLHRTATDTLLNQKRSSGQGVSFCEVPSLSNPVALLTKRADAIRILSHSLSQADVLIARLPSEVGAVAIQTAHKLGKPWAVEVVGHAWDALWNYGTWQGKIYAPIMTWRTKRLVQRAPYALYVTNQFLQRHYPCKGHTIGCSDVFIPMMDDAGWERRLERIGGRHRSYDTSEMQSMQPIRIGLIGSMAARYKGIDTALHALAILHRERGIDSVPIQLRVLGEGDSSPWIALSQKLGVESQVEFCPPVPSGAAVFNWLDDLDIYVQPSYQEGLPRALIEAMSRGLPAIGSTAGGIPELLAPEWIFPAGNAQLLAAALRRMIRNEATRLRVGECNFIAAKQYAKEKLDARRTAFLRDFCSFAMGSALSPRISLT from the coding sequence GTGAAATTACTGTTCGCATATGATGTCGCCATTGAGCATGATCGGGCAACGAACTCTTTTTATCATAATTACTTTGATTATGAGTTGTGGAGACGATATTTGGAAGTGTTTCAGCATGTTGAGGTGGCGTCAAGGCAACTGCATCGTACGGCAACTGATACGCTGCTGAATCAGAAACGCTCTAGCGGGCAAGGTGTCAGCTTCTGCGAGGTGCCTTCGCTGAGCAATCCGGTCGCTCTGTTGACCAAGCGAGCGGATGCGATTCGCATCCTATCACACAGCTTGTCCCAAGCGGATGTTCTTATTGCGCGCTTGCCGAGCGAAGTTGGAGCGGTCGCTATTCAGACCGCGCACAAGCTTGGTAAGCCATGGGCGGTGGAAGTCGTCGGCCACGCTTGGGATGCGCTTTGGAATTATGGCACATGGCAAGGGAAAATATACGCTCCCATCATGACGTGGCGTACGAAGCGGCTTGTACAGCGTGCGCCATATGCGCTTTATGTGACGAATCAATTTTTACAGCGGCATTATCCTTGTAAGGGACATACGATTGGCTGCTCGGATGTGTTCATCCCAATGATGGATGATGCAGGTTGGGAGCGGCGGCTTGAGCGCATCGGCGGTCGCCATCGTTCGTACGATACATCTGAAATGCAGTCGATGCAGCCAATACGAATAGGTCTTATTGGTTCTATGGCAGCACGCTACAAAGGAATAGACACCGCCTTGCACGCACTTGCTATTTTGCATCGCGAGCGTGGTATTGACTCCGTTCCGATTCAATTGCGTGTGCTTGGTGAGGGGGATAGCTCCCCGTGGATAGCTTTAAGCCAAAAGTTAGGCGTCGAGTCGCAGGTGGAATTTTGTCCGCCTGTGCCAAGTGGGGCGGCGGTGTTCAACTGGCTGGACGACTTAGATATTTATGTGCAGCCAAGCTATCAAGAGGGGCTGCCACGTGCACTTATTGAAGCGATGAGCAGAGGGTTGCCTGCTATCGGATCTACCGCAGGCGGTATACCAGAGCTGCTGGCGCCGGAGTGGATATTTCCGGCTGGCAACGCGCAGTTGCTTGCCGCAGCTTTGCGCCGGATGATTCGGAACGAAGCTACTCGGCTGCGTGTAGGGGAGTGTAATTTCATCGCAGCTAAACAGTATGCCAAAGAGAAATTGGATGCACGGCGCACTGCATTTTTGCGTGATTTTTGCTCCTTTGCAATGGGGAGTGCTCTATCGCCTCGAATCAGCCTTACTTAA
- the wzy gene encoding O-antigen polysaccharide polymerase Wzy: MKRTTVAIGSGAVLATLLLGLLCLWTLEAEPLLFYIVMIVLLNVSFGIWYARRTTTRSFFNNIVLLFLFFFTLYTVGMPLDHVLGLLHTYSEQKLVYNLQIYFAATVSLLVGMMIASSIRGKGEENGRVEDRSNDRGRGRARDRANGSGKDNENGGEKDNGKVKDNIRDKNNGGDKDSRNADSAWEQTRLFVPQLFWPALIVLFGGIVLLAIDQIRLGGFNVIGVANRLSNFQAQRQLEGVSIPWKNILTSALFMLALSIRTRKQLWLFMVIAATISSFFFVGLGSRSLIFNTMLPCTAVLMSKGLVRINPKLNVGLLLVILILISPLFSNVRLSIIHDIPLQSMTKQNWAFSNGDTGASFVVTANITAYSDYPAADPSYLTSTAYALPSIVYKTLFGQDKPLNLEDWYAWYFYPYIYGEGGGMGFSAIAQAWMNGGIGAVITVYALVGYMLVRMSRGYMLQYLCMPLVILFHRSAFHQIAIDLTYNLLFVGIILVMAAFMQKQDSIRNRFRNGNRYRYRCRSGVTHSVKHRAKHLVETALNIDYEKRGAAQHERIEYEHK; encoded by the coding sequence ATGAAGCGAACGACTGTCGCCATCGGGAGTGGTGCTGTCCTGGCTACCCTGCTGCTTGGTCTGCTCTGCCTGTGGACATTGGAAGCTGAACCGTTGCTGTTCTATATCGTAATGATCGTGTTGCTCAATGTGTCATTCGGCATATGGTATGCGCGGCGTACAACGACACGTTCGTTTTTTAATAATATCGTGCTGTTGTTTTTATTTTTTTTTACCTTATATACGGTTGGGATGCCGCTCGATCATGTGTTGGGCTTGCTGCACACGTATTCGGAACAGAAGCTTGTTTACAATTTGCAAATTTATTTTGCAGCTACGGTAAGTTTGCTGGTAGGGATGATGATTGCGAGTAGCATCAGGGGCAAAGGTGAAGAAAATGGAAGAGTTGAAGATAGATCCAATGACAGAGGTAGAGGAAGAGCCAGAGATAGAGCCAATGGTAGTGGCAAAGATAATGAAAACGGCGGAGAAAAAGACAATGGCAAAGTAAAAGACAACATAAGAGACAAAAACAACGGTGGAGACAAAGACAGCCGCAATGCTGACTCCGCATGGGAACAGACGCGGCTGTTTGTGCCGCAGCTATTTTGGCCCGCGCTCATCGTCTTATTTGGCGGAATTGTATTGCTCGCTATCGACCAGATTCGGCTCGGGGGGTTCAACGTAATCGGCGTAGCCAATCGGCTTAGCAACTTTCAAGCGCAGCGTCAGCTGGAAGGGGTATCCATTCCTTGGAAAAATATTTTGACGAGCGCGTTGTTTATGCTCGCCCTCTCCATTCGCACACGGAAGCAATTGTGGTTGTTTATGGTCATTGCGGCGACGATTAGCTCTTTCTTTTTTGTGGGGCTCGGCAGTAGGAGCTTAATTTTTAATACGATGTTACCATGTACGGCTGTGCTTATGAGTAAAGGGCTTGTTCGCATCAATCCCAAATTAAATGTGGGGCTGCTGCTCGTTATTTTGATTCTCATTTCACCACTATTCTCAAATGTTCGGTTGTCGATCATTCACGATATCCCACTACAATCGATGACGAAACAAAATTGGGCCTTTTCCAACGGAGATACAGGCGCATCCTTTGTCGTCACCGCCAACATTACAGCTTATTCGGACTATCCGGCCGCAGATCCATCTTATTTAACTTCAACTGCTTATGCGTTGCCTTCCATCGTATACAAGACGCTATTTGGCCAAGATAAGCCACTAAATTTAGAGGATTGGTATGCGTGGTATTTTTACCCCTATATTTATGGCGAAGGCGGTGGGATGGGGTTCTCAGCTATTGCGCAGGCGTGGATGAATGGGGGGATCGGTGCTGTCATTACGGTGTATGCGCTGGTCGGCTATATGTTGGTGCGCATGTCGCGAGGTTATATGCTCCAGTATTTATGTATGCCGCTCGTCATCTTGTTTCATCGTAGTGCGTTTCATCAGATTGCGATTGATCTGACTTACAACTTGTTGTTTGTGGGCATCATCTTGGTGATGGCTGCGTTCATGCAGAAGCAGGACAGTATAAGAAACAGGTTCAGAAACGGGAACAGGTACAGGTACAGGTGCAGGAGCGGAGTAACACATAGCGTCAAGCATAGAGCGAAGCATTTGGTGGAAACGGCATTAAACATTGATTATGAAAAAAGAGGTGCAGCGCAGCATGAGCGAATCGAATATGAGCATAAGTGA
- a CDS encoding glycosyltransferase, producing the protein MSESNMSISDRSHKSDEHLNMNRWHGELWNDECLNDERLRDDRMQQTRYMEQAGQKEARPRIAFFITSLAGGGAEKVVTMLLRGLDPAQYELHLIVNRLEGPYVPLLPFYVQVTELQSARLRSALPILVKQLKRIQPHVVVSHMWENNVLATLANIWGGFGYGTLLCEHSAISYRRALGTDALRGWCYRRSDAVVGCSEQMGMELHEWLGIPDERIQVVPNPIIDHEFEARAAEPCSHQWLSQLSLEQEMFEQQVGQPKERFMLEHGAERRFSPVLIGVGRLVPEKRFDLFITAISRVRELHPHWDVRGVIVGEGVQRRQLEDLKDALRLQNVVDLPGYVSNPLPYLRAAHLFVQTSDVEGLPTALVEAVACGTDVVATCTATGTEEVLCGVHNAALVPCGNMDVIVSKLIEMLERQEQQWLQRFEPQQLELKLDMGLEMKLGAEIGMRIGMDQGQDQVQEQQNASPRGGVAILVPQPDELHTRQVPYKLPLAQSVHASHLQRFTLTEATNRYAELINEALARRGWHHNSAGSEVNNCEITVRI; encoded by the coding sequence ATGAGCGAATCGAATATGAGCATAAGTGATAGAAGTCATAAAAGTGATGAGCATTTGAATATGAATCGTTGGCATGGCGAGCTTTGGAATGATGAGTGTTTGAATGACGAACGTTTGCGAGATGATCGGATGCAGCAAACTCGTTATATGGAACAGGCTGGACAAAAAGAAGCTCGGCCCCGCATCGCGTTCTTTATCACTTCACTAGCTGGTGGCGGTGCGGAAAAGGTAGTCACGATGCTATTGCGCGGGCTTGATCCGGCACAGTATGAGTTGCATTTAATCGTAAATCGACTGGAGGGGCCCTATGTGCCCCTCCTTCCTTTTTATGTGCAGGTTACGGAATTGCAGTCTGCTCGTCTGCGCAGCGCTTTGCCGATTTTGGTGAAGCAGTTGAAGCGGATTCAGCCTCACGTTGTTGTGTCGCACATGTGGGAGAACAATGTGTTGGCGACATTAGCAAATATTTGGGGCGGATTCGGGTATGGTACTTTGCTCTGTGAGCATAGCGCGATCAGCTATCGACGTGCTTTAGGCACGGATGCGCTGCGCGGTTGGTGTTACCGTCGTTCGGATGCCGTTGTCGGCTGCTCCGAGCAGATGGGGATGGAACTGCACGAATGGTTAGGCATTCCAGATGAGCGCATTCAGGTTGTGCCTAATCCAATTATTGATCACGAGTTTGAGGCGCGTGCTGCTGAGCCTTGCTCGCACCAATGGCTTTCCCAGTTGTCCTTGGAACAGGAAATGTTCGAGCAGCAAGTAGGTCAACCAAAGGAGCGGTTCATGCTAGAGCATGGTGCTGAACGACGATTTTCGCCTGTACTTATTGGGGTAGGTCGTCTCGTACCTGAGAAGCGCTTTGACTTATTTATTACTGCGATCTCACGTGTGCGAGAGCTTCATCCCCATTGGGATGTGAGAGGCGTCATCGTGGGCGAAGGTGTACAGCGCAGACAGCTGGAAGATTTGAAAGATGCGCTGCGATTGCAGAACGTCGTCGATTTGCCTGGTTATGTTAGCAACCCACTCCCTTATTTGCGGGCAGCTCATCTGTTTGTACAAACATCGGACGTTGAAGGGCTACCTACAGCGCTGGTTGAGGCTGTGGCTTGTGGGACTGATGTGGTGGCAACTTGCACCGCGACTGGAACAGAAGAAGTGTTGTGCGGTGTGCATAACGCTGCGCTAGTTCCGTGCGGAAATATGGACGTCATTGTAAGCAAGTTGATCGAAATGCTGGAGCGGCAAGAGCAACAGTGGTTGCAACGGTTTGAGCCGCAGCAGCTAGAGTTGAAGCTGGACATGGGGCTAGAAATGAAGCTAGGCGCAGAGATAGGCATGAGGATAGGGATGGATCAAGGACAGGATCAAGTGCAGGAGCAGCAGAATGCTTCTCCGCGAGGGGGAGTCGCCATATTGGTACCGCAGCCCGACGAACTTCATACAAGGCAAGTACCGTATAAATTGCCACTGGCCCAATCGGTGCATGCGTCACATTTGCAGCGCTTTACGTTAACAGAAGCAACTAATCGTTATGCAGAGCTCATTAATGAGGCGTTGGCGCGTAGAGGGTGGCATCACAATAGCGCGGGCAGTGAGGTGAACAACTGTGAAATTACTGTTCGCATATGA